TCCTTGCAAACGGAAGACAGCGCTTCCACAATTTCATTCATCATCTCCATATTCAATACATTGACCGGCGGCCGCTTCAATACGAGTCTTGCGATTCGATCTTCCACTGAAAAATCAATGTAATTGTATGATGACATGATTGTACCTCCCCCTTTTCCTCATTTTAAAGGATCGCACTAGCCACTACATTGTTCGTGCCGGTTTGAGCACTTCGTCCGCACGAACATCATACAATCCCAGCGGAACCAAGCGAAGCCCGGGCAAAAAATCGCAGGTCAGGAACAACAACGTATACAGAATGTCATGAAAAGGGTAACCGCGATCCTGCACAGCGGACAGCAAGGCATTCTGATACTCGACCGCTTTGCCGAAGTCCGAGCTTGTCGTCATCATTCCCGTCAACGGAAGCGGTATTTCCAAAACAACCTCCCCACCTTCCACCAAGACGATTCCTCCGCCAAGTTCAAGCACTCGCATGGCGGCCTTTGACATCGCTTCGGGATGATTGCCGATGGTCAGCAACTGCGTGGTCGTATTATAGGTACTGGCCATCCCTTCAAGCGTTGTTGCGAAGTTTTCAAGTATGGCATGCGATACCCATTGTCCGCCCCGTTCAATAAGGCTGGCATACATGAGCCCGGAATCTTTGGACAGGTCTACGCATCCGCTGCGGATCGGCAGATCCATTTCCTTTTTGCGGGTAATAACTGTGCTGCGGAAGCTGGCCACCGGCACGGGTCCGTCAGCCGTATAGTGCGGATACCTGTACAGGTTCAAATCCTGCAAACGTTCTTTCTTGATCCCGAAAGGATTTTTTTCCATATAACGATGCCAATCCAACTGCGGAAGCGCTGCAGACAGCTTTCCCCCCTCGGCCACTACTTCTCCTCCGGCGATCACCGTTTCAGGCCTGAACGAAACAAGGTCGGGAAGAATAAGCACGTCAGCCAATCTCGAAGGAGAAATTCCTCCTATCTGTTCATCCATTCCCAGATATACAGCGGCATTAATCGTGGCCATCTGTATCGCCTGCATCGGAGATACACCCATTTCTACTGCTTTCCTCAGCAGCACATCCACACATCCCTCGTCTTCAATGAATGCGGGATGCGGTCCATCCGTAGTCATCAACACGCGATGTGTCGATACTTTCTGCTTGGTAATCATCTTGATAATCTCCGGAAAATCGGGCCGAAGCGAACTGTTTCGCAATGTCGTCCACATCCCGAGCCGCAGTCTGTCCAACGCCTCGTTTGCAGTGATCGCTTCATGACAGGCGCTGATTCCAGCGTCAACAATCGAATTCAGCTTTTCATAAGAGCATCCCGCCGTATGCCCATCGGAAATCTTCCCAAGACTCTTCGCATAATCAATCGTATCAAGGATCATCGGATCTCCTTTATACAGAAGCGGCCACCTTGTCACTTCCGCGGTTCCTACAACATCTTTCCGATCCAGCAATCTCCTGATATCCGTTTCGTTATACCAATCCCTTTCTCCCGGGTATTCAGCTTGGGAAACGAGACGGACAAGCCATAAATTGTTGCCTATAAGATCTGTCAGATCATCCAGCATTCTCCCGAATCCTTCAGGTCCCATCCGCAAATAAAAGAATAAATTATCATGCACGACGGTGGTGGTGCCAAGCGGAACAACCTTTGACATGAGGCTGATCGGGTTGTAGATTACCCAAGGATGAGCATGGGGTTCAATATATCCGGGAGAAACATATTTCCCTTCCGCATTCAGGATTCTTGTGTTTTCTCCAATTGACTGTTCGCCTTCCCCGACATAAGCGATGCGGTTTTTATAGATTGCGACATTCATCCGGAG
The sequence above is a segment of the Ferviditalea candida genome. Coding sequences within it:
- a CDS encoding adenine deaminase C-terminal domain-containing protein, yielding MRPADLYIKGGTVINVYSGEFLRMNVAIYKNRIAYVGEGEQSIGENTRILNAEGKYVSPGYIEPHAHPWVIYNPISLMSKVVPLGTTTVVHDNLFFYLRMGPEGFGRMLDDLTDLIGNNLWLVRLVSQAEYPGERDWYNETDIRRLLDRKDVVGTAEVTRWPLLYKGDPMILDTIDYAKSLGKISDGHTAGCSYEKLNSIVDAGISACHEAITANEALDRLRLGMWTTLRNSSLRPDFPEIIKMITKQKVSTHRVLMTTDGPHPAFIEDEGCVDVLLRKAVEMGVSPMQAIQMATINAAVYLGMDEQIGGISPSRLADVLILPDLVSFRPETVIAGGEVVAEGGKLSAALPQLDWHRYMEKNPFGIKKERLQDLNLYRYPHYTADGPVPVASFRSTVITRKKEMDLPIRSGCVDLSKDSGLMYASLIERGGQWVSHAILENFATTLEGMASTYNTTTQLLTIGNHPEAMSKAAMRVLELGGGIVLVEGGEVVLEIPLPLTGMMTTSSDFGKAVEYQNALLSAVQDRGYPFHDILYTLLFLTCDFLPGLRLVPLGLYDVRADEVLKPARTM